One Chaetodon trifascialis isolate fChaTrf1 chromosome 13, fChaTrf1.hap1, whole genome shotgun sequence DNA segment encodes these proteins:
- the hmx3a gene encoding homeobox protein HMX3, producing the protein MPETTQETCASAKDSPFFIKNLLNCDSKPSKPKPVLTATKAALEGGFSLSQVGDFNFPRFDLPAQRFSLPAHYLERTSAWWYPYALSSSAHLHRTEVAEKPGARDSSPTSGTDRDSPDLVLKSEPDAKDDDEDDEHNNKSGDEIILEESDTEEAKKDELEEWKKRDDDKKPCRKKKTRTVFSRSQVFQLESTFDMKRYLSSSERAGLAASLHLTETQVKIWFQNRRNKWKRQLAAELEAANLSHAAAQRIVRVPILYHENSASESGGAAANVPASQPLLTFPHPGVYYSHPIVTSVPLLRPV; encoded by the exons ATGCCAGAGACAACGCAAGAGACGTGCGCTTCGGCCAAGGACTCTCCTTTCTTCATTAAGAACCTGCTGAACTGTGATAGCAAACCATCCAAACCTAAGCCCGTACTGACTGCCACCAAGGCGGCCTTGGAGGGAGGATTTTCCCTTTCCCAGGTCGGGGACTTCAACTTTCCACGCTTTGACCTGCCCGCACAGAGGTTCAGTCTACCGGCTCACTACTTGGAGCGCACCTCGGCGTGGTGGTACCCTTACGCCCTCAGCTCCTCCGCCCACCTACACAGAACCGAAG TCGCCGAGAAACCAGGAGCCAGAGACTCCTCTCCAACCTCGGGCACAGACAGAGACTCACCGGATCTGGTACTCAAATCCGAGCCAGACGCCAAAGACGACGACGAGGACGAtgagcacaacaacaaaagcgGCGACGAGATTATCCTGGAGGAGAGCGACACGGAAGAAGCCAAAAAAGACGAGCTGGAGGAGTGGAAGAAGAGGGACGACGACAAGAAGCCGTGCCGCAAGAAGAAGACGCGCACGGTTTTTTCCCGGAGCCAGGTGTTCCAGCTGGAGTCCACCTTCGACATGAAGCGATACCTGAGCAGCTCGGAGCGGGCCGGCCTGGCCGCGTCCCTCCACCTGACGGAGACTCAGGTGAAGATCTGGTTCCAGAACAGGAGGAACAAGTGGAAAAGGCAGCTGGCCGCGGAGCTGGAGGCCGCCAACCTGAGCCACGCCGCGGCGCAGAGGATAGTGCGGGTGCCCATCCTCTACCACGAGAACTCGGCCTCGGAGAGCGGAGGCGCCGCTGCCAACGTGCCCGCAAGCCAGCCGCTGCTCACCTTCCCGCACCCGGGAGTCTACTACTCCCATCCCATCGTCACATCCGTGCCGCTGCTCAGACCGGTTTGA